The Nitriliruptor alkaliphilus DSM 45188 genome includes a region encoding these proteins:
- a CDS encoding type II toxin-antitoxin system VapC family toxin, which translates to MIYVMDATAVIDLLVRSDAGERVRHRLVADTDATLLSVAHLDAEAFSGLARLQRAGELTTAEVGELLSRLAQLDVRRVPISGAMLDAAWRMRDNIAARDALYVAAARHLGSALLTTDERLARAVPDLAVQLAG; encoded by the coding sequence GTGATCTACGTCATGGATGCGACCGCGGTCATCGACCTTCTCGTTCGCAGTGATGCCGGGGAACGCGTCCGGCACAGGCTGGTCGCCGACACCGACGCGACGTTGCTCTCCGTGGCACATCTGGATGCCGAGGCCTTCTCGGGCTTGGCACGGCTCCAGCGCGCGGGAGAGCTCACGACCGCCGAAGTCGGCGAGCTGTTGTCACGCCTCGCACAGCTCGACGTCCGGCGTGTCCCGATCAGCGGCGCGATGCTGGACGCTGCGTGGCGGATGCGGGACAACATCGCTGCGCGGGATGCCCTGTACGTGGCGGCCGCCCGCCATCTGGGTTCCGCGTTGCTCACAACCGATGAACGCCTCGCCCGAGCAGTCCCGGACCTCGCGGTCCAGCTCGCCGGGTAG
- a CDS encoding FtsB family cell division protein, with product MTGAPRRAPHADAPSVSRSRRAPAPILALTGALRGIGRAARNAWVEARSGERPILVVLVIALGLAVVMLSGPFERYADGRARVEATRSTADTLDEEIARLERRVEHLEDPANLELLAREQQGMIRPGEVAYTLVPPQVDRPVISAPRGGEAEAAAPPWYARAWDTVRSWF from the coding sequence GTGACCGGGGCCCCGCGCCGCGCGCCGCACGCCGACGCCCCGTCGGTGAGCCGGTCGCGGCGCGCCCCCGCACCGATCCTGGCGCTCACCGGCGCCCTCCGCGGGATCGGTCGGGCGGCCAGGAACGCCTGGGTCGAGGCGCGGTCCGGTGAACGGCCGATCCTCGTGGTCCTGGTGATCGCGCTGGGCCTCGCCGTGGTCATGCTGTCGGGACCCTTCGAGCGGTACGCCGATGGGCGGGCCCGGGTCGAGGCGACCCGCAGCACCGCCGACACGCTCGACGAGGAGATCGCTCGCCTCGAACGTCGCGTCGAACACCTCGAGGACCCGGCCAACCTCGAACTGCTCGCCCGCGAGCAGCAGGGCATGATCCGGCCCGGCGAGGTCGCCTACACCCTCGTGCCGCCGCAGGTCGACCGCCCGGTCATCTCCGCCCCCCGCGGCGGCGAGGCCGAGGCGGCCGCACCCCCGTGGTACGCCCGCGCCTGGGACACCGTCCGCTCCTGGTTCTGA
- the mazG gene encoding nucleoside triphosphate pyrophosphohydrolase: MIDATATVVLVETDAGLPGLLPFQAWDALGTADRVLLRDPDRHPSAPHLHFAGLDLVALEPAELERGDLDLNRPGGPTERKLAKALIQQAQATGRVVYLLGPDDGQLPVAVGSAAQPTGVEVELVFLAQQPAGVEVLRLVEVMRQLRHPETGCPWDLEQDHASLVRYLIEETYELVDAIESGQDVDLVEELGDVLLQVVFHAQVGADRRAFTIDDVARGIADKLERRHPHVFADGDASTADEVQANWDRLKQDEKSREGPFDGVPDALPGLVLLETLQRKAAKRGFRWSDLSGPAAHIREELAEIEAAVEQGAGHDEVTGEVGDLLGAVVALARQLDVDPDAAARAAARTFRTRFELVLHEAARRDLDVDALGRDDWLELWQQVKDGGA, encoded by the coding sequence GTGATCGACGCCACGGCCACCGTCGTCCTCGTCGAGACCGACGCGGGACTGCCCGGCCTGCTGCCGTTCCAGGCGTGGGACGCGCTCGGCACCGCCGACCGGGTGCTGCTGCGCGACCCCGACCGGCACCCGTCCGCCCCGCACCTGCACTTCGCGGGCCTGGACCTGGTGGCCCTCGAACCCGCCGAGCTCGAGCGCGGCGACCTCGACCTGAACCGGCCGGGCGGCCCGACCGAGCGCAAGCTCGCTAAGGCGTTGATCCAGCAGGCCCAGGCCACCGGGCGCGTGGTCTACCTGCTCGGGCCCGACGACGGGCAGCTGCCCGTCGCCGTCGGATCGGCAGCGCAGCCCACCGGTGTCGAGGTCGAGCTGGTCTTCCTGGCGCAGCAGCCGGCCGGCGTCGAGGTGCTGCGCCTCGTTGAGGTGATGCGCCAGCTGCGCCACCCCGAGACCGGCTGCCCGTGGGACCTCGAGCAGGACCACGCCTCGCTCGTCCGCTACCTGATCGAGGAGACCTACGAACTGGTCGACGCCATCGAGAGCGGCCAGGACGTCGATCTGGTCGAGGAGCTCGGTGACGTGCTCCTCCAGGTGGTCTTCCACGCGCAGGTCGGTGCCGACCGTCGCGCCTTCACGATCGACGACGTGGCCCGCGGCATCGCCGACAAGCTCGAACGTCGCCACCCCCACGTCTTCGCCGATGGTGACGCGTCCACGGCCGACGAGGTCCAGGCCAACTGGGACCGCCTCAAGCAGGACGAGAAGTCCCGCGAGGGTCCCTTCGACGGCGTGCCGGACGCGCTGCCGGGTCTGGTGCTGCTCGAGACGTTGCAGCGCAAGGCCGCCAAGCGCGGCTTCAGGTGGTCGGACCTGTCGGGTCCGGCCGCGCACATCCGCGAGGAGCTGGCCGAGATCGAGGCCGCCGTCGAGCAGGGTGCCGGTCACGACGAGGTCACCGGCGAGGTCGGGGACCTGCTCGGCGCGGTCGTGGCGCTGGCCCGCCAGCTCGACGTCGATCCGGACGCGGCTGCCCGCGCTGCGGCCCGCACCTTTCGCACCCGGTTCGAGCTGGTCCTGCACGAGGCCGCGCGCCGCGACCTCGACGTCGACGCGCTCGGTCGCGACGACTGGCTCGAGCTGTGGCAGCAGGTCAAGGATGGCGGCGCCTGA
- a CDS encoding Fur family transcriptional regulator — translation MTTEIHRTVDGQLRRSRQRYTLGRRQLVDLLVDAGRPVTIPELIGMGARQSQSSIYRNLAILEQAGAVRRLTSTDDTGRFELAEELSEHHHHLVCSACGGIEDITLPDQVEEALHEAVTTAQRDRDFAVDAHHLELVGTCGDCG, via the coding sequence GTGACCACCGAGATCCACCGTACCGTCGACGGTCAGCTGCGCCGCAGTCGCCAGCGCTACACCCTCGGCCGCCGACAGCTCGTCGACCTGCTCGTCGATGCGGGCCGACCCGTGACCATCCCCGAGCTGATCGGCATGGGTGCGCGTCAGTCGCAGTCGTCCATCTACCGCAACCTGGCGATCCTCGAGCAGGCCGGCGCGGTCCGACGCCTGACCTCCACCGACGACACCGGACGCTTCGAGCTCGCCGAGGAGCTGTCCGAGCACCACCACCACCTGGTCTGCTCGGCGTGCGGCGGCATCGAGGACATCACCCTCCCCGACCAGGTCGAGGAGGCGCTGCACGAGGCGGTCACCACCGCCCAGCGCGACCGGGACTTCGCCGTCGACGCCCACCACCTCGAGCTGGTGGGCACCTGCGGGGACTGCGGCTGA
- a CDS encoding metal ABC transporter permease, which yields MLELLVEPFGFVFLRNTLYAGLFTVVASSLIGTWVVLRGMSFMGDALAHGVLPGIAVAYIVGGNLLLGGAISAGLMIGGVSLASARSRLGEDVSIGLLFVGMLAAGVAIISKGGAYAGDLTTILFGEPLGVRPSDVRVAGVAAVLTLVATVVLYRPFLVLSFSRSKAQVLGLRPGLAHLAMLALIAGVIIASFRTVGTLLVFALLVAPPATAALVARRVPVMMAVAIGVGSLAVVAGLIVSYHAATATGPTIAGLAVLTFFLVLAGVEVRDRMARRRAVGRGTVAA from the coding sequence GTGCTGGAGCTGCTCGTCGAACCGTTCGGGTTCGTCTTCCTGCGCAACACCCTCTACGCGGGGCTGTTCACCGTCGTGGCCAGCTCCCTGATCGGCACCTGGGTGGTGCTGCGCGGCATGTCCTTCATGGGGGACGCGCTGGCGCACGGGGTGCTGCCGGGCATCGCCGTGGCCTACATCGTCGGCGGCAACCTGCTGCTCGGCGGAGCGATCTCGGCGGGCCTGATGATCGGCGGGGTGAGTCTGGCGTCGGCCCGCAGCCGGCTCGGCGAGGACGTGTCGATCGGTCTGCTGTTCGTCGGCATGCTCGCGGCGGGGGTCGCGATCATCAGCAAGGGCGGTGCTTACGCCGGCGACCTGACCACGATCCTCTTCGGTGAGCCGCTCGGTGTCCGCCCGAGCGACGTCCGCGTCGCCGGGGTGGCCGCGGTCCTCACCCTCGTGGCGACGGTCGTGCTCTACCGGCCGTTCCTGGTGCTGTCGTTCTCCCGATCGAAGGCGCAGGTGCTCGGGCTGCGTCCCGGGTTGGCGCACCTGGCCATGCTCGCGCTCATCGCCGGCGTGATCATCGCCTCCTTCCGCACCGTCGGGACGCTGCTGGTCTTCGCCCTGCTCGTGGCCCCGCCCGCCACGGCAGCGCTCGTCGCGCGCCGGGTCCCGGTGATGATGGCGGTCGCGATCGGGGTCGGCTCACTCGCCGTCGTCGCCGGCCTGATCGTCAGCTACCACGCGGCGACGGCCACCGGTCCCACCATCGCGGGCCTGGCGGTCCTGACCTTCTTCCTGGTGCTGGCCGGGGTCGAGGTCCGGGACCGGATGGCGCGCCGTCGGGCCGTCGGTCGCGGCACGGTCGCGGCCTGA
- the eno gene encoding phosphopyruvate hydratase, translated as MTTIELVRAREILDSRGNPTVEVEVGLIDGSFGRAAVPSGASTGESEAVELRDGGDRYLGKGVQQAVANVHKTIAPALIGRDATEQRAIDALMIDLDGTDNKAALGANAVLGVSLAVAKAAAQATGLPLYAYLGGPNAHLLPVPMMNVINGGSHAVSSVDFQEFMIAPIGAPTFSEALRVGTEVYHRLKKVMVDRGLSTGLGDEGGFAPDLPSNSAALDLLVEAIEAAGYTPGSDVALAMDPATSELFRDGAYHLEGEGRTLSSEEMVDLWADLVDRYPIVSIEDGLDEGDWDGWKLLTERLGDRVQLVGDDLLVTNPAFVQRGIEEKAANSVLVKVNQIGSLSETLEAVQLAHRAGWTTMISHRSGETEDATIADIAVAVNAGQIKTGAPARSDRVAKYNQLLRIEEELGDAARYGGDTAFARFRRT; from the coding sequence GTGACCACCATCGAGCTCGTGCGAGCCCGCGAGATCCTCGACAGCCGCGGCAACCCGACCGTCGAGGTCGAGGTCGGCCTCATCGACGGCTCGTTCGGGCGGGCCGCCGTGCCCTCCGGCGCATCGACCGGCGAGTCCGAGGCTGTCGAACTGCGTGACGGAGGTGATCGCTACCTCGGCAAGGGCGTCCAGCAGGCCGTCGCCAACGTCCACAAGACCATCGCGCCGGCCCTGATCGGCCGCGACGCGACCGAGCAGCGTGCCATCGACGCGCTCATGATCGACCTCGACGGCACCGACAACAAGGCCGCGCTCGGCGCCAACGCCGTCCTCGGCGTGTCGCTCGCAGTGGCCAAGGCTGCCGCCCAGGCGACCGGCCTGCCCCTGTACGCCTACCTCGGTGGACCGAACGCCCACCTGCTGCCGGTCCCGATGATGAACGTCATCAACGGCGGCAGTCACGCGGTCTCCAGCGTGGACTTCCAGGAGTTCATGATCGCGCCCATCGGCGCACCCACTTTCAGCGAGGCCCTGCGCGTCGGCACCGAGGTCTACCACCGGCTCAAGAAGGTCATGGTGGACCGCGGCCTGTCCACCGGCCTCGGTGACGAGGGCGGGTTCGCGCCCGACCTGCCGTCGAACTCGGCCGCGCTCGACCTGCTCGTCGAGGCCATCGAGGCGGCCGGCTACACCCCCGGTAGCGACGTAGCCCTCGCGATGGACCCCGCCACCAGCGAGCTGTTCCGCGACGGTGCCTACCACCTCGAGGGTGAGGGTCGGACCCTCAGCAGCGAGGAGATGGTCGACCTGTGGGCCGACCTCGTGGACCGCTACCCGATCGTGTCCATCGAGGACGGCCTCGACGAGGGTGACTGGGACGGGTGGAAGCTGCTCACCGAGCGTCTCGGCGACCGCGTGCAGCTGGTCGGCGACGACCTCCTCGTGACCAACCCGGCCTTCGTCCAGCGAGGCATCGAGGAGAAGGCCGCCAACAGCGTCCTGGTGAAGGTCAACCAGATCGGATCGCTGAGCGAGACCCTCGAGGCCGTCCAGCTCGCCCACCGTGCCGGGTGGACCACCATGATCAGCCACCGGTCGGGCGAGACCGAGGACGCCACCATCGCCGACATCGCGGTGGCCGTGAACGCCGGCCAGATCAAGACTGGCGCGCCGGCCCGCTCCGACCGGGTCGCCAAGTACAACCAGCTGCTCCGCATCGAGGAGGAGCTCGGCGACGCGGCCCGCTACGGCGGCGACACCGCGTTCGCCAGGTTCCGACGCACGTGA
- a CDS encoding peptidylprolyl isomerase, whose translation MRTLLRPLAVLLAAVLLAACGDGGGLGTRAATVNGTDIPRELLERIVESQMAGDGVPTEADERAELAADVQRNVLSTLIGIEIVADLAEREGIEVTDEEIDAAFEEQIEVFEEQAAATGQDPDFNAFLETIGLTEEEYRDLIVADVVRREALTERYSEEVTDEAVRAAYDEQAEPQVDARHILVETEEEALDAISRIEGDEDFAEVAADVSLDGSGQDGGNLGVSPPSRYVPEFAEAVTDAEVNELIGPVETQFGFHVIEVLEQVDPAPFEEVEPQIRAQLQQAAEQDPELMALFEDAFTTAEVEVASGLGTWDATSGRVVDDSEPVGEGRDQPAEGELPELPEGELELEQE comes from the coding sequence GTGCGCACCCTCCTCCGCCCGTTGGCGGTCCTCCTCGCCGCCGTCCTGCTCGCCGCCTGCGGCGACGGGGGCGGTCTCGGCACCCGGGCTGCCACCGTCAACGGCACCGACATCCCCCGCGAGCTGCTCGAGCGCATCGTGGAGTCGCAGATGGCCGGCGACGGTGTCCCGACCGAGGCCGACGAGCGGGCCGAGCTGGCCGCCGACGTGCAGCGCAACGTGCTCTCGACCCTCATCGGCATCGAGATCGTCGCCGACCTCGCCGAGCGCGAGGGCATCGAGGTGACCGACGAGGAGATCGACGCCGCGTTCGAGGAACAGATCGAGGTGTTCGAGGAGCAGGCTGCCGCGACCGGGCAGGACCCGGACTTCAACGCCTTCCTCGAGACGATCGGGCTGACCGAGGAGGAGTACCGCGACCTGATCGTCGCTGACGTCGTCCGTCGTGAAGCGCTGACCGAGCGCTACAGCGAGGAGGTCACCGACGAGGCCGTCCGAGCCGCCTACGACGAGCAGGCCGAACCGCAGGTCGACGCGCGTCACATCCTGGTCGAGACCGAGGAGGAGGCGCTCGACGCCATCTCGCGCATCGAGGGTGACGAGGACTTCGCCGAGGTCGCCGCCGACGTGTCGCTCGACGGGTCCGGTCAGGATGGCGGCAACCTCGGGGTCTCGCCCCCGAGCCGCTACGTCCCCGAGTTCGCGGAGGCGGTCACCGACGCCGAGGTCAACGAGCTCATCGGCCCGGTCGAGACCCAGTTCGGCTTCCACGTGATCGAGGTGCTCGAGCAGGTCGATCCGGCACCGTTCGAGGAGGTCGAGCCGCAGATCCGCGCCCAGCTCCAGCAGGCGGCCGAGCAGGACCCCGAGCTGATGGCCCTGTTCGAGGACGCGTTCACGACCGCCGAGGTCGAGGTCGCCTCGGGCCTCGGGACCTGGGACGCCACCAGCGGCCGGGTCGTGGACGACAGCGAGCCCGTCGGTGAGGGACGCGACCAGCCCGCCGAGGGCGAGCTGCCCGAACTGCCCGAGGGCGAGCTGGAGCTCGAGCAGGAGTGA
- a CDS encoding ferritin-like domain-containing protein, protein METHTYAVPVEATGWQIPGVASTVAFTWDYQAGRERMLNLYQKGKDKQWDAVHRIDWSHDPDPTDQSVAPDEIVPIFGSATWEKLSRAEKDEVRHHYMAWTNSQFLHGEQGALVCSAKIVGTVPDIDSKFYAATQTMDEARHVETYSRFLHDKLQLAYPINDSLKSLLDQTITDGRWDFTYLGMQVMIEGVALAAFSMIRDFTGDPLAKSINAYVMQDEARHIAFGRLALKDAYAELTEAERAEREEFVVEASYLLRDRFLAREVWETLGYDADELTAYVDRHQMMTEFRKALFSRVVPTVKDIGLWGDNVQRAYEDMGVLQFQDLDVEELSEGDERIAEEVEALIAARGEGRDTPSDGSRGAEIAATIAAAD, encoded by the coding sequence GTGGAGACCCACACCTACGCCGTTCCCGTCGAGGCCACGGGGTGGCAGATCCCGGGGGTGGCATCGACTGTGGCGTTCACCTGGGACTACCAGGCGGGCCGCGAGCGCATGCTGAACCTGTACCAGAAGGGCAAGGACAAGCAGTGGGATGCGGTGCACCGCATCGACTGGTCCCACGACCCCGACCCGACCGATCAGAGCGTGGCCCCCGACGAGATCGTGCCGATCTTCGGTTCGGCCACCTGGGAGAAGCTCTCGCGCGCCGAGAAGGACGAGGTCCGACACCACTACATGGCGTGGACCAACTCGCAGTTCCTGCACGGTGAGCAGGGGGCGCTGGTGTGCTCGGCCAAGATCGTCGGAACCGTGCCCGACATCGACAGCAAGTTCTACGCCGCGACCCAGACCATGGACGAGGCGCGGCACGTGGAGACCTACTCGCGCTTCCTGCACGACAAGCTCCAGCTCGCCTACCCCATCAACGACTCGCTCAAGAGCCTGCTCGACCAGACCATCACCGACGGCCGGTGGGACTTCACCTACCTCGGGATGCAGGTGATGATCGAGGGGGTGGCCCTCGCGGCGTTCTCGATGATCCGTGACTTCACCGGCGATCCATTGGCCAAGTCCATCAACGCCTACGTCATGCAGGACGAGGCTCGCCACATCGCGTTCGGGCGACTGGCGCTGAAGGACGCGTACGCCGAGCTCACCGAGGCCGAACGAGCCGAGCGCGAGGAGTTCGTCGTCGAGGCCTCCTACCTGCTGCGCGACCGCTTCCTGGCCCGCGAGGTGTGGGAGACGCTCGGCTACGACGCCGACGAGCTCACCGCGTACGTCGACCGCCACCAGATGATGACCGAGTTCCGCAAGGCCCTGTTCAGCCGCGTGGTACCGACGGTCAAGGACATCGGGCTGTGGGGTGACAACGTCCAGCGCGCCTACGAGGACATGGGCGTGCTGCAGTTCCAGGACCTCGACGTCGAGGAGCTGTCGGAGGGTGACGAGCGCATCGCCGAGGAGGTCGAGGCGCTCATCGCCGCCCGCGGGGAAGGCCGGGACACCCCGAGCGACGGCTCACGGGGCGCCGAGATCGCCGCCACGATCGCCGCCGCGGACTAG
- a CDS encoding FitA-like ribbon-helix-helix domain-containing protein, which produces MGDLLIRGISPETHDELKRRAHEAGVSLQSYVARLLERSTAVPPLSDWLTQLDELPRHRDISGAAAIRDARDELP; this is translated from the coding sequence ATGGGCGATCTGCTGATCCGCGGGATCTCACCCGAGACGCACGACGAGCTGAAGCGGCGCGCGCATGAGGCTGGCGTCAGCCTTCAGAGCTACGTCGCACGCCTCCTCGAACGCTCGACAGCGGTCCCTCCGCTGTCCGACTGGCTCACCCAGCTCGATGAGCTGCCACGGCACCGGGACATCTCGGGGGCCGCCGCGATCCGCGACGCCCGCGATGAGCTTCCGTGA